One segment of Streptomyces sp. NBC_00576 DNA contains the following:
- a CDS encoding arylsulfatase, which yields MSQTSWSEYKPGRAFPGVVGRTTDESTPAWPQPVRAVPGAPNVLMIVLDDTGYGQLGCYGSPIETPNLDALAAGGLLYSNMHTTALCSPSRSCVVTGRNHHANGMASITELATGYPGYNGQIPFENGMLSEMLLQHGYNTYMVGKWHLMPSEQESAAGPYDRWPLGRGFERFYGFLGGDTSQWHPDLVYDNHQVEQPATPEEGYHLTEDLADRAMSFVADAKQVAPDKPFYLHFCTGATHAPHHVPKDWADRYRGMFDDGWDAYRERTFDRQKQLGIVPADSELSPHDPDVPAWESLSPDARRLSARMMEVYAGFLSHTDHHIGRLMAFLKEIGEFDNTLIMVVSDNGASAEGGATGTTNELQFFNNAPESLEESLARIEEIGGPETFNHYPWGWTWAGNTPFRRWKRETYRGGVSDPFLVHWPAGIRARGEIRDQFAHIIDMVPTVLDVLGIEPPAAIRGVTQSPLHGVSFAHTFDDDATPTRHRTQYYEMFGHRAIDHNGWRAVCPWPGPSFVEAGKPFGTPITMTDLDDLDAHHWELYHVDEDVAETRDLAQEHRGKLIEMIALWYVEAGKYNVLPIDGSALERMMLERPQIAAARTSYTLRPGTQVLSAAVAPRVLNRPHSITADVEIPPGGAEGVLLCQGTNAGGWSFYVKDNHLNYAHNYVHRTLHHVASDETVPEGRHTLRFEFEPTGSPDIAAGKGSPGRAQLYVDDRLVAEIDMPFTTPVAFNPGGMACGANPGSAVTSDYRAPFRFTGTLHSVTVDLSGDLIVDAPSEMRMHMARQ from the coding sequence ATGTCGCAGACATCCTGGAGTGAGTACAAGCCGGGGCGGGCATTCCCTGGGGTGGTCGGGCGGACGACGGACGAGTCGACGCCTGCGTGGCCGCAGCCGGTGCGGGCGGTGCCGGGTGCGCCGAATGTGCTGATGATCGTGCTGGACGACACCGGGTACGGCCAGCTGGGCTGCTACGGCAGCCCGATCGAGACGCCCAACCTGGACGCACTGGCGGCGGGTGGGCTGCTGTACAGCAACATGCACACCACCGCCCTGTGCTCGCCGTCGCGCTCCTGCGTCGTGACCGGCCGCAACCACCACGCCAACGGCATGGCGTCGATCACCGAGCTCGCCACCGGGTATCCCGGCTACAACGGGCAGATCCCGTTCGAGAACGGGATGCTGTCCGAGATGCTGCTCCAGCACGGCTACAACACGTACATGGTCGGCAAGTGGCACCTGATGCCCTCGGAACAGGAGTCGGCCGCGGGACCCTACGACCGGTGGCCGCTGGGACGAGGCTTCGAGCGGTTCTACGGCTTCCTGGGCGGCGACACCAGTCAGTGGCATCCGGATCTGGTGTACGACAACCACCAGGTCGAGCAGCCGGCGACGCCGGAGGAGGGCTACCACCTGACCGAGGACCTGGCCGATCGAGCGATGTCGTTCGTCGCGGATGCCAAGCAGGTCGCCCCTGACAAGCCGTTCTACCTGCACTTCTGCACCGGTGCGACGCACGCCCCGCACCATGTGCCGAAGGACTGGGCCGACCGCTACCGGGGCATGTTCGACGACGGCTGGGACGCCTACCGCGAGCGCACCTTCGACCGGCAGAAGCAGCTCGGCATCGTGCCCGCGGACTCCGAGCTGTCCCCGCACGACCCGGACGTGCCGGCCTGGGAGTCCCTGTCGCCGGACGCGCGCCGCCTCTCGGCGCGGATGATGGAGGTCTACGCCGGGTTCCTCTCCCACACCGACCACCACATCGGGCGGCTGATGGCCTTCCTGAAGGAGATCGGCGAGTTCGACAACACGCTGATCATGGTGGTCTCCGACAACGGCGCCAGCGCCGAGGGCGGGGCAACCGGGACGACCAACGAGCTGCAGTTCTTCAACAACGCGCCGGAGTCTCTGGAGGAGAGCCTGGCGCGGATAGAGGAGATCGGCGGCCCGGAGACGTTCAACCACTACCCGTGGGGGTGGACGTGGGCGGGCAACACGCCGTTCCGGCGGTGGAAGCGGGAGACCTACCGGGGTGGCGTGAGCGACCCGTTCCTGGTCCACTGGCCGGCGGGCATTCGGGCCCGCGGCGAGATCCGTGACCAGTTCGCGCACATCATCGACATGGTGCCCACCGTCCTCGACGTGCTGGGCATCGAGCCGCCCGCCGCCATCCGGGGCGTCACCCAGTCGCCTCTGCACGGGGTCAGCTTCGCGCACACCTTCGACGACGACGCCACACCGACTCGTCACCGCACTCAGTACTACGAGATGTTCGGGCACCGGGCGATCGATCACAACGGCTGGCGTGCGGTCTGTCCCTGGCCCGGCCCCTCGTTCGTCGAGGCCGGAAAGCCGTTCGGCACCCCGATCACCATGACGGACCTGGACGACCTCGACGCCCATCACTGGGAGCTCTACCACGTCGACGAGGACGTCGCCGAGACCCGCGACCTCGCCCAGGAGCACCGCGGCAAACTGATCGAGATGATCGCCCTGTGGTACGTCGAGGCCGGCAAGTACAACGTGCTGCCGATCGACGGCAGCGCCCTCGAACGCATGATGCTCGAACGGCCGCAGATCGCCGCGGCCCGGACCAGCTACACCCTGCGTCCCGGCACACAGGTCCTGTCGGCCGCCGTCGCCCCGCGGGTCCTCAACCGCCCGCACAGCATCACCGCCGATGTGGAGATCCCGCCGGGCGGCGCCGAGGGCGTGCTGCTGTGCCAGGGCACCAACGCCGGAGGCTGGTCCTTCTACGTCAAGGACAACCACCTGAACTACGCCCACAACTACGTCCACCGGACGCTGCACCACGTGGCGTCGGACGAGACCGTCCCAGAAGGCCGTCACACGCTGCGCTTCGAGTTCGAGCCCACCGGAAGCCCGGACATCGCGGCAGGCAAGGGCTCGCCCGGTCGCGCCCAGCTGTACGTCGACGACCGCCTGGTCGCCGAGATCGACATGCCGTTCACGACCCCGGTCGCCTTCAACCCTGGAGGCATGGCCTGCGGCGCGAACCCCGGCTCGGCTGTCACCTCCGACTACCGGGCGCCGTTCCGATTCACCGGCACCCTGCACAGCGTGACCGTCGACCTGTCCGGCGACCTGATCGTCGACGCCCCGAGCGAGATGCGCATGCACATGGCCCGGCAGTGA
- a CDS encoding cation:proton antiporter: MNGWAVVVAGGAVVGYGALSRRLSTTVLSGPMVFMLVGVAIGPLGLDLLDRAKDPEVTRTLLESALVLLLFADAAGIRARDLRREEFLPLRLLAVGLPVTMALGWLVAWPLLPGLGVWELALAAIILAPTDAALGQQAFSNKQVPRLVRGGLTVESGLNDGLALPFFVLALAAAGEGHGHPGIAETFLRALLLSSAIGVAAGWAGASLLRWSLARGWSGSDWRQFLVLGVPVIAYVLCAKGEGSGFIGAWVAGLAFGIHLRRTPADLGIRPKDSDPARSTGFTERLGLLLASLSFLVFGAVILGPTLEHLTWRMVVYALLSLTIVRMLPVALALAGTGLRPASIAYVGWFGPRGLASLVFGLLALEEHLPGGTLLSEVIAVTVGLSIILHGASAPLLGNRYGGWFTRTLRAEPNLRENTLAHDDGPR; the protein is encoded by the coding sequence ATGAACGGCTGGGCCGTCGTGGTCGCCGGGGGTGCGGTCGTCGGCTACGGGGCGCTCTCCCGTCGCTTGTCGACCACGGTGCTCTCGGGACCGATGGTGTTCATGCTCGTCGGTGTGGCGATCGGCCCGCTGGGCCTGGACCTGCTGGACCGCGCGAAGGATCCCGAGGTCACGCGGACGCTGCTGGAGAGCGCCCTGGTGCTCCTGCTGTTCGCGGACGCGGCAGGAATCAGGGCCCGGGACCTGCGCCGGGAGGAGTTCCTGCCGCTGCGGCTGCTCGCGGTGGGCCTGCCGGTCACGATGGCTCTGGGGTGGCTGGTGGCCTGGCCCCTGCTGCCCGGCCTGGGTGTGTGGGAGCTGGCCCTGGCCGCCATCATCCTCGCGCCGACGGATGCCGCGCTCGGGCAGCAGGCCTTCTCCAACAAGCAGGTGCCGCGGCTGGTCCGTGGCGGCCTGACCGTCGAATCCGGTCTGAACGACGGCCTGGCCCTTCCGTTCTTCGTGCTGGCACTCGCGGCAGCGGGTGAGGGCCACGGCCATCCGGGCATCGCCGAGACCTTCCTGCGCGCGCTGCTGCTGAGCAGTGCGATCGGAGTCGCGGCCGGCTGGGCCGGGGCGAGCCTGTTGCGCTGGTCGCTCGCCCGGGGGTGGAGCGGCTCCGACTGGCGGCAGTTCCTGGTTCTCGGCGTCCCGGTCATCGCGTACGTCCTGTGCGCCAAGGGCGAGGGCAGCGGTTTCATCGGCGCCTGGGTCGCCGGCCTGGCCTTCGGCATCCACCTGCGCCGTACCCCCGCCGACCTGGGCATCCGTCCCAAGGACTCAGACCCCGCGCGGAGCACCGGGTTCACCGAACGCCTCGGCCTCCTGCTCGCCTCGCTGAGCTTCCTCGTCTTCGGCGCGGTCATCCTGGGACCGACACTCGAGCACCTGACGTGGCGGATGGTCGTCTACGCGCTGCTCAGCCTGACCATCGTCCGGATGCTGCCCGTCGCACTCGCCCTGGCCGGCACCGGCCTGCGGCCCGCCTCCATCGCGTACGTCGGCTGGTTCGGCCCGCGCGGGCTCGCCTCTCTGGTGTTCGGCCTGCTCGCCCTGGAAGAACACCTGCCCGGGGGAACCCTGCTGAGCGAGGTCATCGCCGTGACCGTCGGCCTGAGCATCATTCTCCACGGAGCCTCAGCGCCCCTCCTGGGCAACCGCTACGGAGGATGGTTCACCAGGACACTCCGCGCGGAACCGAACCTCCGGGAGAACACCCTCGCGCACGACGACGGCCCACGCTGA